The following proteins come from a genomic window of Bradyrhizobium paxllaeri:
- a CDS encoding DUF6894 family protein, which produces MPRYYFDFRDGDNLSFDDEGMELSSIASVQEEAARTLAEMARDAVRASKYDGSNNRQMSVDVRNDAGLVLQVKFTFEVARYLG; this is translated from the coding sequence CTTCGACTTTCGGGACGGAGATAACCTATCATTTGATGATGAAGGAATGGAGCTATCGAGCATCGCATCTGTGCAGGAAGAGGCCGCGAGAACCTTGGCAGAAATGGCCCGAGATGCAGTGCGCGCCTCAAAATACGATGGCAGCAACAACCGTCAAATGTCGGTCGATGTCAGAAACGACGCTGGCCTTGTCCTGCAAGTGAAATTCACATTCGAGGTCGCCAGGTACCTCGGCTGA